From a region of the Saccharomycodes ludwigii strain NBRC 1722 chromosome VII, whole genome shotgun sequence genome:
- a CDS encoding conserved putative copper amine oxidase has product MAGPQLHIFDPITDDEIKTTTSLLKDLGGDAKLHFIQVDRLDPPKKQAIEYLNIERYGGSKLPYIPRRTYAYYYKNNKMPLYKAIVNVSENHIICNQATPEGTVGPLLPDDMLDIENVILEHPVIKAEIAKLQLDKVFYNHKTLGKLNYVVVCEPWMYGTDSPNEKIPLIQAYMYMKLDHPEANHYSIPLKFSPVFEYLSHKFVRIDYLPSGPDEVVIKDTLPYKPLKSVEYHPNVVEDYKPREGLKPLIVSQPDGASFNIDGNKITWQDWEFRISTNVREGFALYDVFFKGRSLFYRVALNEMTVPYADGRAPFHRKQAFDLGDCGFGNTANSLALGCHCLGVIKYLDTRRVDREGNPVLIPSTICMHEQDYGILFLHQNYRTGSTVTTRRREFVIQTIATVANYEYIVNLVFDQVGAITVQVRATGILSTMPNDENNVTNFGTIVGPGVTAAFHQHLLSFRFDTRLDGDKNTVVYDDYVPMEENTPMNPYNVGYEAKRTFVEKSGYVDQSPFTNRTVKVINESSINPTTLKPVAYKFEMPARQMILASPNSYNVKRAHYGTKQFWVSKYQDDQLYAAGEFTNQSQTDTGLSKWCDGSDSVRNTDTVVWCTLALTHPPSTEQFPLMASDFLQFLVTPASFFDKNPALDIPLANNEFNKSVYYEDAKAAAAAKKSGSCCKTNL; this is encoded by the coding sequence CCATACATTCCAAGAAGAACTTATGCTTACtactataaaaataataaaatgcCATTGTATAAAGCAATTGTAAATGTTAGTGAAAACCATATCATCTGCAACCAAGCTACACCAGAAGGTACTGTTGGTCCTTTACTACCAGATGATATGTTGGACAttgaaaatgttattttggAGCATCCAGTTATCAAAGCTGAAATTGCCAAGTTACAATTGGATAAAGTATTTTACAACCACAAAACATTGGGAAAGTTAAATTACGTTGTAGTTTGTGAGCCATGGATGTACGGTACCGATTCACCAAACGAAAAAATCCCATTGATTCAAGCTTATATGTACATGAAATTAGATCATCCTGAAGCTAATCACTATTCTATTCCATTGAAGTTTTCTCCAGTGTTTGAGTATTTGTCTCACAAATTTGTTCGCATTGACTACTTACCAAGTGGTCCAGATGAAGTTGTTATCAAGGACACTTTGCCATACAAACCATTGAAGTCTGTTGAGTACCATCCAAATGTTGTTGAAGACTACAAACCAAGAGAAGGTTTGAAACCCTTGATTGTTTCCCAACCAGATGGtgcttcttttaatatagatggtaataaaattacCTGGCAAGATTGGGAATTTAGAATCTCTACCAATGTTAGAGAGGGGTTTGCTTTGTATGATGTTTTCTTCAAGGGTAGATCTTTGTTTTACCGTGTTGCCTTGAACGAAATGACAGTTCCATATGCCGATGGTCGTGCTCCTTTCCACAGAAAACAAGCTTTTGATTTGGGTGACTGTGGTTTTGGTAACACTGCAAACTCTTTGGCTTTGGGCTGCCATTGTTTGGGTGTCATTAAGTATTTGGACACTAGAAGGGTTGACCGTGAGGGTAATCCTGTTTTAATTCCATCCACCATTTGTATGCATGAACAAGATTATggtattttgtttttgcaTCAAAATTACAGAACCGGTTCTACTGTTACTacaagaagaagagaatTTGTTATTCAAACTATTGCTACTGTTGCTAACTATGAATACATTGTAAACTTAGTTTTTGATCAAGTTGGTGCCATCACTGTTCAAGTCAGAGCTACTGGTATTTTGTCTACCATGCCAAATGACGAAAATAATGTAACTAATTTTGGTACCATTGTTGGTCCAGGTGTCACAGCTGCCTTCCATCAACATTTGCTATCTTTTAGATTTGATACAAGGTTAGATGGTGACAAAAACACAGTTGTTTACGACGACTATGTTCCAATGGAGGAAAACACACCAATGAATCCATATAACGTTGGTTATGAGGCCAAGAGAACTTTTGTTGAAAAGTCTGGTTATGTCGACCAGTCCCCATTCACCAATAGAACTGTCAAGGTCATTAATGAAAGCTCTATCAATCCAACTACTTTGAAACCAGTTGCTTACAAGTTTGAGATGCCAGCCAGACAAATGATTTTGGCCTCTCCTAATTCATACAATGTCAAGAGAGCTCACTACGGTACCAAGCAATTTTGGGTATCCAAATACCAAGATGATCAATTGTACGCTGCTGGTGAATTTACCAATCAATCGCAGACTGATACTGGTTTGAGCAAATGGTGTGATGGCTCAGATTCTGTTAGAAACACTGACACTGTTGTTTGGTGCACATTGGCCTTGACACATCCACCATCTACTGAACAATTTCCATTGATGGCAAGTGactttttacaatttttagTCACACCAGCATCCTTTTTTGACAAGAATCCAGCTTTGGATATTCCATTGGCCAATAACGAATTTAATAAGAGTGTTTATTATGAAGACGCAAAGGCCGCTGCTGCTGCAAAGAAATCCGGGAGTTGTTGCAAGACTAATTTATag
- a CDS encoding uncharacterized protein (similar to Saccharomyces cerevisiae YOL151W | GRE2 | Genes de Respuesta a Estres (stress responsive genes)) produces MSDSKKTVFVSGASGFIAKHLIKSLLSSRNYKVIGSIRTKEKAEKLHLLFKNDPNLIFSVVSDISNPNAFDESFQKHGVQIDYVLHTASPLFFTVKESCEKEILVPAVNGVKSILHAIQLYGPNVKKIVLTSSSAALAQAKDDATPGLTINEASWNAITWEEAKKNPYYAYYGSKTYGEKYFWEFINKHKSRFAGTAICPSYVWGPQTFEQDIKSTLNSSCQVINEVLHTKPGSIVDNDYCGSCIHIDDVVKAHIKCLEDDNLAYERLFLENGRFTLQSIANQINEDFPNLKGRIAKYIQGIDEEKFKTMATLDNRKTRELLGFQFKSFKECIDDTISQILKVEGGL; encoded by the coding sequence ATGTCAGACAGCAAGAAAACTGTTTTTGTATCAGGTGCTTCTGGTTTTATTGCTAAACACCttattaaaagtttattaaGCTCTAGGAACTATAAAGTAATTGGATCAATAAGAACCAAAGAAAAGGCCGAGAAATTGCATCTACTATTCAAAAATGACCCAAACCTAATATTTTCAGTCGTGTCTGATATTTCTAATCCAAACGCTTTTGATGAGAGCTTCCAAAAGCATGGTGTCCAAATTGACTATGTTTTACACACGGCATCCCCACTATTTTTCACTGTCAAAGAAAGTTGTGAAAAAGAGATATTGGTTCCAGCTGTAAACGGTGTTAAATCTATTTTGCATGCAATACAGTTATATGGACCTAAcgtgaaaaaaattgtctTGACTTCTTCTTCTGCTGCCTTGGCACAAGCAAAAGACGATGCCACACCAGGGCTTACTATTAATGAAGCATCATGGAATGCCATTACTTGGGAAgaagccaaaaaaaatccaTACTATGCTTATTATGGTAGTAAGACTTATggtgaaaaatatttctggGAATTTATCAACAAACACAAATCTAGGTTTGCTGGCACTGCAATTTGTCCATCTTACGTTTGGGGACCTCAAACTTTTGAACAGGATATCAAAAGTACTTTAAATTCCTCATGCCAAGTTATTAATGAAGTGCTACATACAAAACCCGGTTCTATAGTAGACAATGACTATTGTGGTTCGTGTATTCACATCGATGACGTTGTTAAAGCCCATATAAAATGCTTAGAAGATGATAATTTAGCATACGAAAGGCTATTTCTTGAAAATGGAAGGTTCACTCTGCAATCAATTGCTAACCAAATCAATGAAGATTTTCCGAATCTAAAGGGCAGAATTGCCAAATACATACAAGGAATAGAcgaagaaaaatttaaaactatgGCTACGTTGGATAACAGAAAAACTAGGGAGTTGCTAGGTTTccaatttaaaagttttaaggAATGTATTGATGATACAATTTCTCAGATTTTGAAGGTTGAAGGCGGTTTataa
- a CDS encoding uncharacterized protein (similar to Saccharomyces cerevisiae YOL151W | GRE2 | Genes de Respuesta a Estres (stress responsive genes)) — MSQPSFKKIVFVSGATGFIAKHIIGQLLETGEYKVIGSVRSQEKAELVQNLFSLDYDLSLLEFAIVPDISKVDAFDEAFIKYGREIEYVVHTASPLFFHAEKSIENEILIPAVNGVKSILSAIQLYGPNVKKFVFMSSFAACGTKEFDSVSRNFINEETWNSISWEESKESGYKAYYGGKTFSEKYCWHFVKENNPHFKVSTILPTYVFGRQKFEEDVKQKLNLSCEFINEIVHSKPNTIVDNNLCRSFIDVEDVGKTVLQCLKDNNLENQRLLLSNGRFTLQTIVNEINESFPQLRGKIAQPVYGIDEDKIKTMATLDNNKTKKLLGFQFKSFHACICDTVSQILATEKKMGCQ, encoded by the coding sequence atgtcACAAccatcatttaaaaaaatagtttttgTTTCTGGCGCAACTGGATTTATTGCCAAACACATTATCGGTCAACTATTAGAAACTGGTGAGTATAAAGTCATAGGATCCGTAAGAAGCCAAGAAAAGGCTGAACTTGTGcaaaatttatttagtCTTGATTATGATTTAAGTTTGCTAGAATTTGCTATCGTGCCCGATATTTCCAAAGTAGACGCTTTCGATGAAGcctttattaaatatggAAGAGAGATTGAGTACGTTGTCCATACGGCTTCTCCTCTTTTCTTCCATGCGGAAAAAAGTATAGAAAATGAGATTTTGATTCCTGCTGTCAATGGAGTCAAGTCCATCTTAAGTGCAATCCAATTGTATGGACCAAATGTTAagaaatttgtttttatgtCTTCATTTGCTGCTTGTGGTACCAAAGAATTTGATTCCGTATCAAGAAATTTCATTAATGAAGAAACTTGGAATTCAATTTCTTGGGAAGAGTCAAAGGAAAGTGGGTACAAAGCCTATTACGGTGGCAAAACTTTTAGTGAAAAATATTGCTGGCATTTTGTTAAAGAAAACAATCCACATTTTAAAGTTTCAACAATTTTACCAACCTATGTTTTTGGGAGACAGAAATTTGAGGAAGATGTTAAACAAAAGTTAAATTTGTCATGCGAGTTTATCAACGAGATTGTTCATTCTAAACCCAATACGATAGTGGACAACAACTTATGCCGTTCATTTATCGACGTTGAAGACGTGGGTAAAACTGTATTGCAATGTTTAAAAGATAACAACTTGGAAAACCAGCGGTTGCTATTGAGTAATGGTAGATTCACTTTACAAACTATAGTTAATGAGATTAATGAAAGTTTCCCACAGTTGAGGGGCAAGATTGCTCAACCCGTATATGGGATTGatgaagataaaataaaaaccatGGCTACTTTggataacaataaaacaaaaaaattattgggGTTTCAGTTTAAAAGTTTCCATGCTTGTATCTGTGACACAGTGTCACAGATTCTAGCcacagaaaaaaagatgggATGCCAGTAA